The genomic window CCGCCAGGCCTACCGGGACCAGCTCGTCCGCGGCCGCCTCGTGCTCCTGGGCAGCGCCCTCGCCTTCGTCCTGACCTGCCTGGCGGCCCTCTCCGGATATATCCGGGCCGACGAGGCGACGAGGGGCTACTACACCAACCGCCTCCGCATGCTGACCGCCGTCGGCGTGGGCGCGGCGGGCGGGGCGATCTACCACTGGATCGCCTGACCGCACGGGCCGTCAGAGGATAGCCAAACGCCCCGCGGCGCGTTTAGAATCCACGGATGAGGGATCACCGCATCCTCCTCGATCCGAACCGAACGGGGCGAACCTGACCGATGGCCACGACCGACACCGACGCCCTTCTGGTACGGCAGGTGCGCGCCGGCGACGCCGAAGCGTGGCGGCAGCTCATCGAGCGGTTCGAGGGCCGGCTGCTCGCCTTCGTGGACAGCCGGCTCCGCGACCGCTCGGCCAGCGAGGACGTCGTCCAGGAGACCTTCATCGGCTTCCTGACGAGCCTCCCGCACTACGACGAGAAGCGGGACATGGAGGCCTACCTCTTCTCGATCGCCGCCCACAAGCTGACCGACCACCTCCGCAAGCAGGGCCGCCGCCCCATCGACCAGTTCGGCTCCGACGACCACGGGCGGCCCCTCGACGAGGTCCCCGGCGCCGCCCGGGCCGCGTCCAGCATCGCCCGCAGCGGCGAGCGCCGGAAGGCCGAGGAAAGGCTCCTGTCCGACGCCATGGGCCAGCTCGTCCGCGAGTGGCTGACGCGAGGGGACTTCGACCGCGTCCGCTGCCTGGAGCTCCTCATCGTCAAGGGCTGGGCCAACAAGGACGTGGCCAAATACCTGAGCATCACCGAGCAGGCCGTCGCCAGCTACAAGTTCCAGACGATCGCACGCCTCAAGGAGATGGCCCGCCGCGCCGGGCTGAGCCTCGAGGAGCTGGGAGGAGCCTGACGCCATGTCCCGGAGCTACGAGCAGGGCCACGATCACCATCGCGACCGCGAGTCGCCGTCGCCGGCCATCGACGACGCCTCCCTCCGCGACTACCTGGCCGACGTCCTGGCCCCCGGCGAGATGGCCCGCGTCGAGAAGGCCCTCCGCGACTCCGCCGAGCTCCGCGCCCGGCTGGAGGAGGTCCGCAACAACCGGGAGGACGTGCAGCTCCACACCCTGGGGGCGATCTGGCACCGCTCCCGGCTGACCTGCCCGAGCCGCCAGCAGCTCGGCAGCCTCCTCCTGGACGCCCTGGACCCCGACCTCGCCGGCTACTTCCGGTTCCACATCGACGTCGTCGAGTGCCCCTACTGCCAGGCCAACCTCGCCGACCTCGAATCGCAGACCCAGGGCCCGTCCGGCCCCCAGGCCTCCCGCACCCGCCAGCACAAGATCCTCAAGGTCAGCAAGCACCTCCTCAACGAGAACGAGAATCGCTGAGGCGACAGGGGCTTCGTCACCCTCGGCAACGGAGCCAGCTCCGCCAGGCGACCGCACGGGCCTCGACGGGTCGAGTCTCGCGGATTATCAGGGTACGGGGCAATCCGATCCGCCACTCTCATCGGGCCGCCGACAGCCTGACGAGGCCGACGCCCCGCACCCCGAGGCCCGCGACAATACCGTCCTCGTGCTGCGGATCGGCGACCAGCGACGTGACCTCGCCCCGTCCGATGCCC from Aquisphaera giovannonii includes these protein-coding regions:
- a CDS encoding RNA polymerase sigma factor — its product is MATTDTDALLVRQVRAGDAEAWRQLIERFEGRLLAFVDSRLRDRSASEDVVQETFIGFLTSLPHYDEKRDMEAYLFSIAAHKLTDHLRKQGRRPIDQFGSDDHGRPLDEVPGAARAASSIARSGERRKAEERLLSDAMGQLVREWLTRGDFDRVRCLELLIVKGWANKDVAKYLSITEQAVASYKFQTIARLKEMARRAGLSLEELGGA